Proteins encoded in a region of the Suncus etruscus isolate mSunEtr1 chromosome 1, mSunEtr1.pri.cur, whole genome shotgun sequence genome:
- the PNPO gene encoding pyridoxine-5'-phosphate oxidase has translation MTFGLRGVTVTFCRRPAYLRYLCSHGSVMDLGPMRKSYRGDKEAFEETQLTSLDPIKQFAAWFEEAVQCPDIGEANAMCLATCTRDGKPSARMLLLKGFGKDGFRFFTNFESRKGKELDSNPFASLVFYWEPLNRQVRVEGSVKKLPEEEARGYFHSRPKSSQIGAVVSQQSSVIPDREYLRKKNEELEQLYQEQEVPKPSYWGGYVLYPQVIEFWQGQTNRLHDRIVFRRGTASGSTPVGPMTHRGEEDWLYERLAP, from the exons ATGACGTTTGGGCTGCGGGGCGTCACCGTGACGTTCTGCAGGAGGCCTGCCTACCTTCGCTACCTGTGCAGCCACGGCTCGGTCATGGATCTGGGACCCATGCGCAAGAGTTACCGTGGGGACAAAGAG GCATTTGAGGAGACTCAGCTGACCTCTCTGGACCCCATTAAGCAATTTGCTGCTTGGTTCGAGGAGGCTGTTCAGTGCCCTGACATAGGGGAAGCCAACGCCATGTGTCTGGCTACCTGCACCAG AGATGGGAAACCCTCTGCCCGCATGCTGCTACTGAAAGGCTTTGGCAAGGACGGCTTCCGCTTCTTCACTAACTTCGAGAGCcgaaaaggaaaagagctg gACTCCAATCCCTTTGCTTCCCTTGTCTTCTACTGGGAGCCTCTAAACCGGCAG GTGCGTGTGGAGGGCTCCGTGAAGAAGCTTCCTGAGGAGGAAGCCAGGGGCTACTTCCACTCCCGCCCCAAGAGCAGCCAGATTGGGGCTGTGGTCAGTCAGCAGAGTTCTGTGATCCCAGACCGGGAG TACCTGAGGAAGAAAAATGAGGAACTGGAGCAGCTCTACCAGGAACAAGAAGTGCCAAAGCCGAGTTACTG GGGTGGCTACGTCCTGTACCCACAGGTGATAGAGTTCTGGCAGGGCCAAACCAACCGCCTGCACGACCGCATCGTCTTCCGGCGGGGCACAGCCTCGGGGTCCACCCCTGTGGGGCCCATGACCCACCGAGGGGAGGAGGACTGGCTCTATGAGCGACTTGCACCCTGA